A portion of the Spirochaetota bacterium genome contains these proteins:
- a CDS encoding SaoD/DsrE family protein, with amino-acid sequence MRVAYLVSSPRAASYKIAQMVLPQLEVGTHVAQVVAMFFFDDNTMVLQKGNPIGERLSKIAKEKGIILMMCDACALERGLAKGEPKWCDPITGEGRKNPAECYVVNTVDGVEVGCFPDLYSKLAGKVDLVITL; translated from the coding sequence GAGCTGCTTCTTACAAGATAGCACAGATGGTTTTACCACAGCTTGAAGTAGGAACTCATGTAGCACAGGTTGTAGCAATGTTCTTCTTTGATGACAACACTATGGTTCTACAGAAGGGTAATCCTATAGGTGAAAGGTTATCAAAAATAGCGAAAGAAAAAGGAATAATACTTATGATGTGCGATGCTTGCGCTCTTGAGAGAGGACTTGCAAAAGGTGAGCCTAAGTGGTGTGATCCTATAACAGGAGAAGGTAGAAAGAATCCCGCCGAGTGCTATGTTGTGAATACTGTTGATGGAGTTGAAGTTGGATGCTTCCCTGACTTGTATTCAAAACTCGCTGGAAAGGTTGATCTCGTAATAACACTTTAA
- a CDS encoding hydrogenase maturation protease, which produces MKVVVVGVGHALGGDDFVGIRVVEELSYEVKEKNVEFLTTMDPSRIIYLLEEYDLMIVVDAVIGEKAGEVYIIPSGDYPKHLKPISSHGFGVVLALETARRLGINVDNKVRIVGITISEIVMYEEKLSQDVEKAVPKAKEVVKKLIYSF; this is translated from the coding sequence ATGAAAGTAGTTGTTGTAGGTGTTGGGCATGCTTTAGGTGGTGATGATTTCGTTGGTATAAGGGTTGTTGAGGAATTATCTTATGAGGTAAAAGAGAAAAATGTTGAATTTTTGACAACTATGGACCCTTCAAGGATAATCTATCTTCTTGAGGAGTATGATTTAATGATAGTTGTTGATGCAGTAATAGGTGAAAAAGCAGGTGAGGTTTATATTATACCATCAGGTGATTATCCAAAACATCTAAAACCAATATCGTCTCACGGGTTTGGTGTTGTGTTAGCTTTAGAGACAGCTAGAAGGTTAGGTATAAATGTTGATAATAAGGTTAGGATAGTTGGAATCACGATAAGTGAGATTGTTATGTATGAAGAAAAACTATCCCAAGACGTAGAAAAAGCAGTTCCAAAAGCCAAGGAAGTTGTGAAGAAGTTGATATATAGCTTCTAG
- the gatB gene encoding Asp-tRNA(Asn)/Glu-tRNA(Gln) amidotransferase subunit GatB, translating into MEYEPVIGLEVHVQLNTKSKLFCSCSTEFGAEPNKNTCPVCMGYPGVLPRLNYEALRKAIMVGLALNCKIAEYTKFDRKSYFYPDLPKGYQISQYDIPLNYEGYLDFELPDGTVKRVRIIRAHLEEDAGKLIHSENGNESYVDLNRAGTPLVEIVSYPDMFSIDEAYYYLQTLRNTMKYIGVSDVNMEEGSLRVDANVSVRPKGSDKLGTKVEIKNMNSFGFLRKALEYEINRQISVLEKGQNVIQETRLFDAETGKTYTMRTKEYAEDYRYFPDPDLPPVVLKRDIIESIRSMLPELPYQRFRRFIEQYSLPRYDAEILTSDKNLADYFESAVKGYRGEPKKVSNWIMSEVMRYLNENSIDISLFSVPPEYISELLNMVDEGKISIKIAKDVFPDIVRNPKPPSKLIEERGLVQVSDTSEIEKVCIDVIKENPLEVEKYKSGKTNVLGFLVGQVMKKTQGKANPKLVNETLTRLLSN; encoded by the coding sequence ATGGAATACGAGCCAGTGATAGGTTTGGAAGTTCATGTTCAACTCAACACTAAATCAAAACTTTTCTGTTCTTGCTCTACAGAGTTTGGAGCAGAGCCTAATAAGAATACTTGTCCTGTGTGTATGGGGTATCCGGGCGTTTTACCTAGACTCAATTACGAAGCACTTAGAAAAGCGATAATGGTTGGACTTGCACTGAACTGTAAAATAGCAGAATACACTAAGTTTGATAGAAAAAGTTACTTCTACCCTGACTTACCTAAAGGCTACCAAATATCTCAGTATGATATCCCTCTTAATTATGAAGGATATCTTGACTTTGAACTACCGGATGGGACTGTGAAGAGAGTAAGAATTATAAGAGCACACCTTGAGGAAGATGCTGGAAAGTTAATACATTCGGAGAATGGAAATGAGAGTTATGTGGATCTGAACAGAGCTGGAACACCACTCGTTGAGATTGTTTCATATCCAGATATGTTTAGTATTGATGAGGCATATTACTATCTTCAAACACTTAGGAACACGATGAAATACATTGGCGTTAGCGATGTGAATATGGAAGAAGGTTCTTTGAGGGTAGATGCAAATGTATCTGTAAGGCCAAAGGGGTCAGATAAACTTGGAACTAAAGTTGAGATAAAAAATATGAACTCGTTTGGGTTTCTTAGAAAAGCGCTGGAGTATGAGATAAATAGACAAATCTCGGTTCTTGAGAAGGGGCAGAATGTTATACAGGAGACAAGGTTGTTTGACGCAGAAACAGGAAAGACATACACTATGAGGACCAAGGAATACGCAGAAGACTATAGATATTTCCCAGATCCTGATTTGCCACCAGTAGTCTTGAAAAGAGACATTATTGAAAGCATAAGGTCTATGCTACCAGAACTTCCATACCAGAGGTTTAGAAGGTTTATTGAACAATACTCTCTACCTAGATACGATGCTGAAATACTGACATCGGACAAAAACCTAGCAGATTACTTTGAAAGTGCCGTTAAAGGATACAGAGGAGAACCAAAGAAAGTTTCAAACTGGATAATGAGTGAAGTTATGAGGTATCTCAATGAGAACAGCATAGACATCAGTTTGTTTAGTGTTCCACCTGAATATATTTCTGAACTTCTAAATATGGTAGACGAAGGAAAGATAAGTATAAAAATCGCAAAAGATGTGTTCCCTGATATAGTGAGAAATCCAAAGCCACCGTCAAAGTTAATAGAAGAGCGAGGACTTGTGCAGGTTTCAGATACTTCGGAAATAGAAAAAGTTTGTATTGATGTTATAAAAGAAAATCCTTTGGAAGTTGAAAAATATAAGTCAGGTAAAACTAATGTCCTTGGCTTCCTAGTAGGACAGGTTATGAAAAAGACACAAGGCAAGGCAAATCCCAAACTCGTAAATGAAACGCTTACTAGACTCCTTAGCAACTAG